A window of Nicotiana sylvestris chromosome 8, ASM39365v2, whole genome shotgun sequence genomic DNA:
TAAACGTGCCTTTGGTGGaagctctagaacaaatgccAACTTGATAACAAAGAATAGATCCATGAATTGTGAAACAATCAAGATGACGCATCAACTAAGTTTCATTGTACATTCCATGGCCCCAAAGCTAGAAGACCACGGTGCTTTTACAATACCGTGCACTATTGGTAGTGCCGATTTCACCAAGGCTTTGTGCAACATGGTGGCAAGCATTAAATTGATGCCATATTCTGTGTTCAAGATGTTGGGGATTGGGAAACCAAGGTCCACatccatgaggttgcaaatggcggatagaacaatgAATAGGCCATTGGGGATAATAGATGATGTGCTAATTCGGGTTGACAAGTTCATACTTCGCACGGATTTTTTGATACTTGACTGCGAGGTTGACTATAAGGTGCCGATCATATTAGGGAGACCTTTCCTAGATATAGGGAAGgctttagttgatgtggaagaaggggagctcaccttcccagtgggtgatgaaaaagttgtGCTCCATGTCTGCAAGTCAATGaggcagcccaatagcaacaaaGTATGTTCATTTGTGGATATTGTGACCGAGGTGATTGTTGAAGACACTAGTGCTGTTAACAATGTAGAGGACCCTTGGGAAGCTGTGTTGTTGAACCATGATGTGACTGAGGATGAAGGTTTGGTGGAATATGTTAATGCTTTGCAAGgaatgagttcatacatatatgAGCCCCAGAAAatttccttggatcttgagaatcgaaagactccaccaacaaagccctcaatctaGGAGCCTCCTatattggagttgaagcctttgccttcacatatcaggtatgaattcttaggcccttgttcaactttacctgttattctttcttcgtgCTTAACTAACGTGAAGGTAGATGCCACCCTTGCAGTGCTCCaaataaggaagaaggcaattggatagaCTTTGGTTgacattcggggtataagcccggCCTTTCACATGCACAAAATTATACTAGAGGATGATGCCAAACCCTCTGGGGAACACCAAAGGAGGTTGAATTAGTCCATGCAAGAGGTCATCAAGAAGGAAATTATATAGTAGCTAGATGCAGGGATTGTGTACCCCATTtcggatagttcatggacttcgcTGGTGCAATGTGTGGTCAGTATTCCCGCATGTCACGCGGGTGATGCGGGTTcgatccccggcaacggcgctaaAAACTGATTGGTTCCAAACATGTACTACTATTTAGTAGAAAGGATGGTCGATGTAGTTTTAACCAATAAAGGTCAGGATCGAATCCATAAGGAATCAATTTGTTTGGATTTAGGTTTATATCCGAGTAGAGATGCGGTTTTTGCACTAAATTGCACTTCCACGAATGGTTGGTTTCatttctacttctacttctattcTATAACATGCAGTTTTTGaaactaagtacaatatttttgttagttgttttaaaagatttaaagggactagggtagtgacttccgccTAGGTGGATACCTAACGGGTAGCATGAATCTAGGGCAATCATGTGATTAATTGGGGTCGTAGTATAGCTATTACACTCgagtactcactctatacctctcggtagtttgagtgattttgcccaatttggctttctcaagtccaaatgggtattcatgcaattcaagtgaaTTTAGCTCAAGtagggtattactatctctaggtttatcCCTTTAACTAGGGATATCAATTTCTtcagttcaccccaattccttgttagcctaattttcctagacttagtcccactttctcaagtagagactaagtcataaaggcatgaatgagtatttgcaaccatcaatttcttagttctagcaagaactaggctaaataccACTAACCAATACACATTCAAGCCTTAATAttcaagacccattaaatacccgcactagggttgggtcacaaccctagttatGGGTTTATCTACTCATGAAAATAgtagaaatcaaagataaagagaagataaaatccgtaatactaaattaaaagatgaaaatctaaaGTTATTTGGTAAATCTTATACAAAATTGCCCAAATAGGAAAAAATAGCCGTCTCACGTGTTCAGCAGACATAACTtgacctaaaaatatgaaaaagatctatttatactaggccgatgTTCCCGGACAAAAATGCCCATGCGGAGGTTTCGCAACCGCATAATTCTGACCGCGACCGCACTTTTGCTTTCACGACTGCATAATATTGACCGCAGTCTGCATTTCTTCACATCTAAGACTGGGCTGGAACTTGTTTCGCGGAGCGCGTAATTGTCACCGTATCCGCGTGAGAGCCTTCCACGGCCGCGTATTTGTGATGCGGTCCGCGCTTAACATTTTTGCCCTTTTTTGAGCTCTCTGAATCTAAGCACACGCGGTCAGCGAAATAATAATCGCGGCCGCGGTAGTATGTTCACGGCCGCCAATTTCCAGCACGGTCCGCGTCCATGTCTGTGCCCAAATTTTACCTCTCTGATTCTCCCTTTCTTGGCCGCACTTTTCTGTCGCAATCCGCATTCTACAGTCTTGGCCCAGCCTTGGTCTTTATTCAGGTCTTAACTCCTTTTATGAGTTGATCATGGACACTTTGGCTCATTGTGAACAATCCCTGCAAGCAAACATATTATGTTAGTTTTCGGAAATACTTTTACGCATTTTAAGCCCAAAACGCAAGtaaaaagagagcaaataatggTTAAAATTTCCACTT
This region includes:
- the LOC138875424 gene encoding uncharacterized protein produces the protein MTHQLSFIVHSMAPKLEDHGAFTIPCTIGSADFTKALCNMVASIKLMPYSVFKMLGIGKPRSTSMRLQMADRTMNRPLGIIDDVLIRVDKFILRTDFLILDCEVDYKVPIILGRPFLDIGKALVDVEEGELTFPVGDEKVVLHVCKSMRQPNSNKVCSFVDIVTEVIVEDTSAVNNVEDPWEAVLLNHDVTEDEGLVEYVNALQGMSSYIYEPQKISLDLENRKTPPTKPSI